One part of the Musa acuminata AAA Group cultivar baxijiao chromosome BXJ1-5, Cavendish_Baxijiao_AAA, whole genome shotgun sequence genome encodes these proteins:
- the LOC103985265 gene encoding nascent polypeptide-associated complex subunit alpha-like protein 1, whose translation MTAPTQEELLAAHLEQQKIDPDEPIVEEDDDDDDDEDDDDKDDDVEGQTGDAAGRSKQSRSEKKSRKAMLKLGMKPIPGVSRVTVKKSKNILFVISKPDVFKSPTSDTYVIFGEAKIEDLSSQLQTQAAEQFKAPDLSHVISKPETSAMAQDDEEVDETGVEPKDIELVMTQAGVSRSKAVKALKAADGDIVTAIMELTN comes from the exons ATGACTGCCCCGACGCAAGAGGAGCTCCTCGCCGCACACCTCGAGCAGCAAAAGATCGAT CCAGATGAGCCCATAGTtgaggaggatgatgatgatgatgatgatgaggatgatgATGACAAGGATGATGATGTTGAAG GACAAACAGGAGATGCTGCTGGAAGGTCCAAGCAAAGCAGAAGCGAGAAAAAGAGCCGTAAGGCCATGCTGAAGCTCGGGATGAAGCCGATTCCTGGTGTCAGTCGAGTAACTGTGAAGAAGAGCAAGAAT ATATTATTTGTTATATCGAAGCCAGATGTTTTCAAAAGTCCAACCTCAGACACTTACGTTATATTTGGAGAGGCAAAGATAGAGGATCTGAGCTCACAACTGCAGACTCAGGCTGCAGAACAGTTCAAGGCTCCTGATCTAAGCCACGTGATCTCAAAGCCTGAGACATCTGCAATGGCTCAGGATGATGAAGAAGTTGACGAGACGGGGGTTGAACCCAAGGACATCGAACTGGTCATGACCCAGGCTGGGGTTTCAAGGTCCAAGGCAGTCAAGGCACTCAAAGCTGCAGATGGTGACATTGTCACTGCAATCATGGAGCTTACTAATTAA